Proteins encoded together in one Paracoccus sp. SMMA_5_TC window:
- a CDS encoding enoyl-CoA hydratase/isomerase family protein, translating into MADITTRKDRKAGRITFSRPQALNALSHDMALAIDAALCAWRDDPQVALVIIDAQGDRAFCSGGDIAAVYRAGLAGDHAVGQAFFADEYRMNARIAEFPKPIVAFMQGFVMGGGVGVGGHASHRIVGDSTQIAMPECGIGLIPDVGGSWLLARAPGHAGEYLGLTGARMGPGDAIHAGFADVYLPEAEWAELIDRLAETADLSLIQGRAAPAAPLAQLDLAPFAADSVDEIIARLTERGDEAALKPLRRNSPLSMAATLALVRAARQDSDLRQSLSRELRFTARATAESDFLEGVRAQLIDKDRNPKWSADASPAHVAAMLAPLANAEIRWEECA; encoded by the coding sequence ATGGCTGACATCACCACCCGCAAGGACCGCAAGGCCGGTCGCATTACCTTCAGCCGCCCGCAGGCACTGAATGCGCTGAGCCATGACATGGCGCTGGCCATCGATGCGGCGCTGTGCGCCTGGCGCGACGATCCGCAGGTGGCACTGGTCATCATCGACGCCCAGGGCGACCGAGCCTTTTGCTCGGGCGGGGATATCGCGGCGGTCTATCGCGCGGGGCTGGCCGGCGATCACGCCGTCGGCCAGGCCTTCTTTGCCGACGAATACCGTATGAATGCGCGCATCGCCGAATTTCCCAAGCCCATCGTCGCCTTCATGCAGGGCTTTGTCATGGGCGGCGGCGTCGGCGTCGGCGGTCACGCCAGCCATCGCATTGTCGGCGACAGCACCCAGATTGCCATGCCCGAATGCGGAATCGGCCTGATCCCGGATGTGGGCGGCAGCTGGCTGCTGGCGCGGGCACCGGGACATGCCGGCGAATATCTGGGTTTGACCGGGGCGCGCATGGGTCCGGGCGATGCGATTCATGCAGGCTTTGCCGATGTGTATCTTCCCGAAGCCGAATGGGCCGAGCTGATCGACCGGCTGGCCGAAACCGCCGATCTGTCGCTGATCCAGGGCCGAGCCGCGCCCGCGGCACCGCTTGCACAGCTGGACCTGGCGCCCTTTGCCGCCGACAGCGTCGATGAGATCATTGCCAGGCTGACCGAACGCGGCGACGAGGCCGCGCTGAAGCCGCTGCGGCGCAATTCGCCCCTGTCGATGGCCGCGACGCTGGCCCTGGTGCGGGCGGCACGTCAGGACAGCGACCTGCGCCAAAGCCTGTCGCGCGAACTGCGCTTTACCGCCCGTGCCACAGCCGAAAGCGATTTCCTGGAAGGCGTCCGGGCGCAGCTGATCGACAAGGACCGCAACCCGAAATGGTCCGCCGACGCCAGCCCCGCACATGTCGCGGCCATGCTGGCGCCGCTGGCCAATGCCGAAATCAGATGGGAGGAATGCGCATGA
- the mmsB gene encoding 3-hydroxyisobutyrate dehydrogenase, with translation MKIGFIGLGNMGGPMAANLAKAGHQVTGFDLAAPMPQGVTPAASAAEAAQGAEVVITMLPNGAILRSVADELIPAMAPGAVLCDCSTVDVDSARTVAAQARGAGLGALDAPVSGGVTGAAAGTLTFMVGGDADAFDRVRPLFEIMGQKAVHCGDSGAGQAAKICNNMILGVTMIATCEAFALADKLGLDRQKMFDVVSTSSGYSWSMNAYCPAPGVGPKSPADNDYKPGFAAELMLKDLRLSQQAAAAVDADTPMGELASRLYASFVEEEDGRGRDFSAMLPRFEKRHRTG, from the coding sequence ATGAAGATCGGTTTCATCGGATTGGGCAACATGGGCGGGCCGATGGCCGCCAATCTGGCCAAGGCCGGCCATCAGGTCACCGGCTTCGACCTGGCGGCACCGATGCCGCAGGGCGTCACCCCGGCCGCCAGCGCGGCAGAGGCGGCGCAAGGCGCCGAGGTCGTCATCACCATGCTGCCCAATGGCGCCATCCTGCGCAGCGTCGCGGACGAATTGATCCCCGCCATGGCGCCCGGTGCGGTGCTGTGCGACTGCTCGACCGTCGATGTCGACAGCGCGCGCACGGTGGCGGCGCAGGCCCGCGGCGCCGGCCTGGGCGCGCTGGATGCGCCGGTTTCGGGCGGGGTGACGGGCGCGGCGGCGGGCACGCTGACCTTCATGGTCGGCGGCGACGCCGATGCCTTTGACAGGGTGCGACCGCTTTTCGAGATCATGGGACAAAAGGCCGTGCATTGCGGCGATTCCGGCGCCGGTCAGGCCGCCAAGATCTGCAACAACATGATCCTGGGCGTCACCATGATCGCCACCTGCGAAGCCTTTGCCCTGGCCGACAAGCTGGGATTGGACCGGCAGAAGATGTTCGACGTGGTCTCGACCTCGTCCGGCTACAGCTGGAGCATGAACGCCTATTGCCCCGCGCCGGGCGTCGGTCCAAAGTCGCCCGCCGACAACGATTACAAGCCGGGATTTGCGGCCGAGCTGATGCTGAAGGATCTTCGGCTAAGCCAGCAGGCGGCCGCCGCAGTCGATGCCGATACGCCGATGGGCGAACTTGCAAGCCGGCTTTACGCCAGTTTTGTCGAGGAAGAGGACGGGCGTGGGCGCGATTTCTCGGCCATGTTGCCCCGATTTGAAAAGAGGCACCGCACCGGCTGA
- the recN gene encoding DNA repair protein RecN has translation MLRHLDIRDMLLIDRLELDFRPGLNVLTGETGAGKSILLDCLGFVLGWRGRADLVRAGAAQGEVTAVFELPDRHPARDILSQAGFALSGDELILRRVNGGDGRKTGWINDRRASGEVLRQLSETLVELHGQHDDRGLLNPRGHRQLLDAFAGLDLTALRQAWAARREARTALEAAEAALAAARQEEDFLRHAVAELDKLAPQPGEEAALDSARRSMQAAERIRADVARAAQALGSDGAEGAMLDAVRWLEAAADRAEGRLEAPVAALQRALIELGEASSGVEAALEAMEFDPRDLEATEERLFALRALARKHDVLADDLAGLADRLRERLLRIDAGEADLARLQQAVAQADLEYQAEADAVSRQRATAAKRLDAAMAAELAPLKMERAVFQTLVSAAEPGPEGQDAVTFTVATNPGAPAGPLDRIASGGELSRFLLALKVCLARGNDALTLIFDEIDRGVGGATADAVGRRLARLAEGAQVLVVTHSPQVAALGGHHFRVSKSIRNDMTTSCVAALDPDQRVQEIARMLSGEAITPAAREAARALLQG, from the coding sequence ATGCTGCGGCATCTCGACATCCGCGACATGCTGCTGATCGACCGGCTGGAGCTTGATTTCCGGCCGGGCCTGAACGTGCTGACGGGCGAAACCGGCGCCGGCAAATCCATTCTGCTGGACTGTCTGGGCTTTGTGCTGGGCTGGCGTGGCCGCGCCGATCTGGTGCGTGCAGGCGCTGCGCAGGGCGAGGTGACGGCCGTGTTCGAGTTGCCCGACCGACATCCGGCCCGCGATATCCTGTCCCAGGCCGGGTTCGCGCTTTCGGGGGACGAACTGATCCTGAGGCGCGTGAACGGCGGTGATGGTCGCAAGACCGGCTGGATCAACGATCGCCGCGCTTCGGGCGAGGTGCTGCGGCAGCTTTCGGAAACGCTGGTCGAACTGCATGGCCAGCACGACGATCGCGGTTTGCTCAATCCGCGCGGTCATCGGCAATTGCTGGATGCCTTTGCCGGGCTGGACCTGACGGCGCTGCGCCAGGCCTGGGCCGCCCGGCGCGAGGCCCGCACCGCGCTCGAGGCGGCCGAGGCCGCGCTTGCCGCCGCCCGTCAGGAAGAGGATTTTCTGCGCCACGCCGTTGCCGAACTGGACAAGCTGGCGCCGCAACCCGGTGAAGAGGCCGCGCTGGACAGCGCCCGGCGCAGCATGCAGGCGGCAGAACGTATCCGCGCCGACGTTGCCCGTGCGGCGCAGGCCTTGGGTAGTGACGGTGCAGAGGGCGCAATGCTGGATGCGGTGCGCTGGCTCGAAGCCGCTGCCGACCGCGCCGAGGGCCGGCTCGAGGCGCCGGTGGCGGCGCTGCAGCGGGCCTTGATCGAATTGGGCGAGGCAAGCTCGGGGGTGGAAGCCGCGCTCGAGGCGATGGAATTCGATCCTCGCGATCTTGAAGCAACCGAAGAGCGGCTGTTCGCGCTGCGGGCCTTGGCACGCAAGCATGATGTGCTGGCCGACGATCTGGCGGGTCTGGCCGATCGGCTGCGCGAACGTCTGCTGCGGATAGATGCCGGCGAAGCCGATCTGGCGCGCCTGCAGCAGGCCGTAGCCCAGGCCGATCTGGAATATCAGGCCGAGGCCGACGCGGTCAGCCGCCAGCGCGCCACGGCGGCCAAGCGGCTCGATGCCGCGATGGCCGCCGAGCTTGCGCCGCTGAAGATGGAGCGGGCGGTTTTCCAAACCCTCGTCAGCGCCGCCGAGCCCGGACCCGAAGGCCAGGATGCGGTCACCTTTACCGTCGCCACCAATCCCGGCGCACCGGCCGGGCCGCTGGATCGCATCGCCTCGGGCGGCGAGCTGTCGCGCTTTCTTCTCGCGCTCAAGGTCTGCCTGGCGCGGGGAAATGATGCGCTGACCCTGATCTTCGACGAGATCGACCGGGGGGTGGGCGGAGCCACCGCCGATGCCGTCGGCAGACGACTGGCGCGCCTGGCCGAAGGCGCGCAAGTGCTCGTCGTAACCCACAGCCCGCAGGTGGCCGCGTTGGGTGGGCATCATTTCCGGGTGTCGAAGTCGATCCGCAACGACATGACCACATCCTGCGTGGCGGCTCTGGATCCGGATCAAAGGGTGCAGGAAATCGCGCGCATGCTTTCGGGAGAGGCGATCACCCCTGCTGCGCGTGAGGCGGCCCGAGCGCTGCTGCAGGGATAG
- a CDS encoding outer membrane protein assembly factor BamD, with product MTGIRSGSLVAAVLSVGLLAACGGGGTSANDSLESFTAEQIYKRGEYELENARKPKEAIRYFSEVERLYPYSEWAKRALIMQAYSLHRARNYEEARGAAQRFIDTYPGDEDAAYAKYLLALSYYDQIDEVGRDQGLTFQALQALREVIEQYPDTEYARSSILKFDLAFDHLAAKEMEIGRYYLKRGHYTAAINRFRVVVEEFQTTSHTPEALMRLVEAYLALGLNDQAQTAGAILGHNFQSSPFYEDAYAQLRGQGLKPEARGNSWLTNVYRQVIQGKWL from the coding sequence ATGACAGGCATCAGATCGGGTTCCTTGGTCGCGGCTGTGCTGTCGGTCGGCCTTTTGGCTGCTTGTGGTGGCGGCGGCACCTCGGCGAACGATTCGCTGGAAAGCTTTACCGCCGAACAGATTTACAAGCGCGGCGAATACGAACTTGAGAATGCGCGCAAACCCAAGGAAGCGATCAGGTATTTTTCCGAGGTCGAGCGGCTTTACCCCTATTCCGAATGGGCCAAGCGCGCCTTGATCATGCAAGCCTATTCCCTGCATCGCGCCCGCAATTACGAAGAGGCGCGCGGCGCGGCGCAGCGTTTCATCGATACCTATCCCGGTGACGAGGATGCGGCCTATGCCAAGTATCTGCTGGCCCTGTCCTACTACGATCAGATTGACGAGGTTGGCCGCGACCAGGGCCTGACCTTCCAGGCGTTGCAGGCCCTGCGCGAGGTCATCGAGCAATATCCGGATACGGAATATGCGCGCTCCTCGATCCTGAAGTTCGATCTGGCATTCGACCATCTTGCGGCCAAGGAAATGGAAATCGGCCGCTACTATCTCAAGCGCGGCCATTACACCGCCGCCATCAATCGCTTCCGTGTGGTGGTCGAGGAGTTCCAGACCACCAGCCACACGCCCGAGGCGCTCATGCGCCTTGTCGAAGCCTATCTGGCGCTGGGGTTGAACGATCAGGCGCAGACAGCCGGGGCGATCCTGGGCCACAACTTCCAGTCCTCGCCTTTCTACGAGGATGCCTATGCGCAGCTGCGCGGCCAGGGCCTGAAGCCCGAGGCGCGCGGCAACAGCTGGCTGACCAATGTCTATCGCCAGGTGATCCAGGGCAAGTGGCTTTGA
- the lpxC gene encoding UDP-3-O-acyl-N-acetylglucosamine deacetylase, with protein MQTTIAQKAQFRGVGLHSGAAVRLAILPAPADHGIVFVRTDLGGARIPALWDRVTPSQLCTLLDNGQGATVSTVEHVMAALAGTGIHNAIVEVNGPEVPILDGSAAPFVQGILQAGLRRYSQAPLRAIRVLREVEVQNGEAFARLSPADHLEIHFDISFADAAIGHQEKYLDMANGSFVHELMDSRTFCRQADVVHMQQNGLALGGTYLNAVVVDGDKVLSPGGLRHRDEAVRHKMLDAVGDLALAGAPLLARYTGHRAGHALTNKLLRALFSQPDAWEWQTLTPAMERALPGAGVFSDPALRGQQRQLAVA; from the coding sequence ATGCAGACCACCATCGCACAGAAAGCCCAGTTCCGCGGCGTCGGGCTGCACTCGGGCGCGGCCGTGCGTCTGGCGATTTTGCCGGCGCCGGCCGATCATGGCATCGTCTTTGTGCGCACCGATCTGGGCGGCGCACGAATCCCGGCCTTGTGGGATCGGGTGACGCCGTCGCAGCTTTGCACCCTTCTGGACAATGGCCAGGGGGCGACCGTTTCGACGGTCGAACATGTCATGGCCGCCTTGGCCGGAACCGGCATTCACAATGCCATCGTCGAAGTGAACGGTCCCGAAGTTCCGATCCTGGACGGTTCGGCCGCGCCATTCGTTCAGGGTATCCTGCAGGCGGGATTGCGTCGCTATTCCCAGGCTCCGCTGCGGGCAATCCGCGTCCTGCGCGAGGTCGAGGTTCAAAATGGCGAGGCTTTCGCGCGCCTTTCCCCTGCGGACCACCTGGAAATCCATTTCGACATCAGTTTCGCGGACGCGGCTATCGGCCATCAGGAAAAATATCTGGACATGGCGAATGGCAGCTTTGTCCATGAGCTGATGGACAGCCGCACGTTCTGCCGACAAGCCGATGTCGTTCACATGCAGCAGAACGGGCTGGCCCTGGGCGGCACCTATCTCAATGCGGTGGTGGTCGATGGCGACAAGGTGCTGTCCCCCGGCGGCTTGCGCCATCGCGATGAGGCCGTGCGGCACAAGATGCTGGATGCGGTGGGCGATCTTGCCCTGGCCGGAGCGCCGCTTCTGGCGCGATATACCGGTCACCGCGCCGGTCACGCGCTGACCAACAAGCTGCTGCGGGCGCTTTTCTCCCAGCCTGATGCCTGGGAATGGCAGACCCTGACCCCGGCGATGGAGCGCGCTCTGCCAGGGGCGGGCGTGTTTTCCGACCCTGCGCTGCGCGGTCAGCAACGTCAGTTGGCGGTCGCCTGA
- the ftsZ gene encoding cell division protein FtsZ: protein MERQIHLMLNDDQELKPRITVFGVGGAGGNAVNNMIEKQLEGVEFVVANTDAQALQSSKAEHRIQIGPKVTEGLGAGAKPAIGAKAAEETIEDIVDHLMGAHMCFITAGMGGGTGTGAAPIIAQAAREMGILTVGVVTKPFQFEGSKRMRQAEEGVEALQKVVDTLIIIPNQNLFRLANEKTTFTEAFAMADDVLYQGVKGVTDLMVRPGLINLDFADVRAVMDEMGKAMMGTGEASGENRAVQAAEKAIANPLLDEISLNGAKGVLINITGGYDLTLFEMDEAAEKIREKVDPDANIIVGSTLDPSMEGTIRVSVVATGIDAAAAEVPAPRRGMREPLTQTPLSHSKVEDDLPVPPRRSPVEAAPQPAAAVRPQPAARFEDDEMPRPAYQPELRQPSALAPARDTLNNDASGFVAPTRTAQAPAGTPSDAVMQRLSAAVAKAPERAAAAQQRTAAPQPEPARPHGRMGGLSRMLERISGHAEPAEKPAASTIAERVSERVAARSRNGLDAGFDDLASPDRAGENVEIPAFLRRQAN from the coding sequence ATGGAACGGCAGATCCATCTGATGCTGAACGATGACCAGGAACTGAAGCCGCGGATCACCGTCTTCGGCGTCGGCGGCGCGGGCGGCAATGCGGTCAACAACATGATCGAAAAGCAGCTCGAGGGTGTCGAGTTCGTGGTGGCGAACACCGACGCCCAGGCGCTGCAATCGTCCAAGGCCGAACATCGCATCCAGATCGGTCCCAAGGTCACTGAGGGCCTTGGTGCCGGTGCCAAGCCCGCCATCGGCGCCAAGGCGGCCGAGGAGACGATCGAGGATATCGTCGATCACCTGATGGGTGCGCATATGTGCTTCATTACCGCCGGCATGGGCGGCGGCACCGGCACCGGCGCCGCCCCGATCATTGCCCAGGCTGCGCGTGAAATGGGCATCCTGACCGTCGGCGTCGTCACCAAGCCCTTCCAGTTCGAGGGCAGCAAGCGCATGCGCCAGGCCGAAGAAGGCGTCGAGGCGCTGCAAAAGGTCGTCGATACCCTGATCATCATTCCCAACCAGAACCTGTTCCGCCTCGCCAACGAAAAGACCACCTTCACCGAAGCTTTCGCCATGGCCGACGACGTGCTTTACCAGGGCGTCAAGGGCGTGACTGATCTGATGGTTCGGCCCGGCCTGATCAACCTCGACTTTGCCGATGTGCGCGCAGTCATGGACGAGATGGGCAAGGCGATGATGGGCACGGGCGAAGCCTCGGGCGAAAACCGCGCCGTGCAGGCGGCCGAAAAGGCGATCGCGAACCCGCTGCTGGACGAAATCAGCCTGAACGGCGCCAAGGGTGTTCTGATCAACATCACCGGCGGTTACGACCTGACCCTGTTCGAGATGGACGAGGCTGCGGAAAAGATCCGCGAGAAGGTCGATCCCGACGCCAATATCATCGTCGGTTCGACCCTGGATCCGTCCATGGAAGGCACCATCCGGGTTTCGGTGGTGGCGACCGGAATCGACGCCGCGGCCGCCGAGGTTCCGGCGCCTCGCCGCGGGATGCGCGAGCCTTTGACCCAGACGCCCTTGAGCCACAGCAAGGTCGAGGATGACCTGCCGGTGCCGCCGCGCCGTTCGCCCGTCGAAGCAGCGCCGCAGCCTGCCGCAGCCGTGCGTCCGCAACCCGCCGCCCGGTTCGAGGATGACGAGATGCCGCGCCCGGCCTATCAGCCCGAACTGCGCCAACCCAGCGCCCTTGCACCGGCCCGCGATACGCTGAACAACGATGCCAGCGGTTTCGTGGCCCCCACCCGAACCGCCCAGGCGCCGGCTGGCACGCCCTCGGACGCGGTGATGCAGCGTCTGAGCGCCGCCGTAGCCAAGGCGCCCGAGCGCGCGGCAGCGGCGCAGCAGCGCACCGCAGCGCCGCAACCCGAACCCGCGCGGCCTCATGGCCGCATGGGCGGACTTAGCCGGATGCTCGAGCGGATTTCCGGTCATGCCGAACCGGCGGAAAAGCCCGCGGCATCCACCATCGCTGAACGCGTCAGCGAAAGGGTCGCTGCCCGCAGCCGCAACGGGCTGGATGCCGGGTTCGACGATCTGGCCAGCCCTGATCGCGCGGGCGAGAATGTGGAAATCCCGGCATTCCTGCGCCGGCAAGCGAACTAG
- the ftsA gene encoding cell division protein FtsA — protein MKDLCQGQRAMRAMRRQAMQRGVIAVLDIGTSKIACLVLQFDGPSQFRETDGVGPMAGQSNFRVIGTAHTRARGMRFGEIEVMAETERAIRTVIQSAQKVAGARVDHVIACISGARPASYGLAGEIVLDGGRVGEHDVARVLASCEVPDFGRGREVLHAQPVNFALDGRSGLSDPRDQSGNRLACDMHVLTIDAVAASNLVTCIRRCDMELAGVASASYGAGLAALVEDEQELGAACIDMGGGTTGVSVFIKKHMIFADAVRAGGDLITHDIAQGLRIGYAQAERLKTLHGGLEVTGRDDREMIELGGETGDWDTDRRSISRADLIAIMRPRVEEILEKVAEILDAAGFDDMPSRQIVLTGGGSQIPGLDVLAARMLGQNVRIGRPLRIQGLPHNATAPGFSSAVGLALLTAHPQDEWWDFDMPAEHYPARSLRRAYRWFRNNW, from the coding sequence ATGAAGGATCTGTGTCAAGGTCAGCGCGCCATGCGCGCGATGCGCCGCCAGGCCATGCAGCGGGGCGTGATCGCCGTGCTGGACATCGGAACCTCGAAGATCGCTTGCCTGGTGTTGCAATTCGATGGCCCCAGCCAGTTCCGGGAAACCGACGGTGTGGGCCCGATGGCGGGACAGTCCAACTTTCGTGTGATCGGCACCGCCCACACTCGGGCCCGCGGCATGCGGTTCGGGGAAATCGAGGTAATGGCCGAAACCGAACGCGCGATCCGCACCGTGATCCAGTCGGCACAGAAGGTCGCCGGCGCGCGGGTCGATCATGTGATCGCCTGCATCTCTGGCGCGCGTCCCGCCAGCTATGGGCTGGCAGGCGAGATCGTGCTGGACGGGGGCAGGGTCGGCGAGCATGACGTGGCCCGGGTGCTTGCGTCCTGCGAGGTGCCCGATTTTGGCAGGGGGCGCGAGGTCCTGCACGCTCAGCCGGTGAATTTTGCGCTGGACGGACGTTCGGGTTTGTCCGATCCGCGCGATCAATCGGGCAATCGCCTGGCTTGCGACATGCACGTGCTGACCATCGATGCGGTGGCGGCGTCGAACCTTGTGACCTGCATCCGGCGCTGCGACATGGAACTGGCCGGGGTCGCCTCGGCATCCTATGGCGCAGGCCTGGCCGCGCTGGTCGAGGACGAGCAGGAGCTGGGTGCGGCCTGCATCGACATGGGCGGCGGCACCACCGGCGTGTCGGTATTCATCAAGAAGCACATGATCTTTGCCGATGCGGTGCGGGCTGGTGGCGATCTGATAACGCATGACATCGCGCAGGGTTTGCGCATCGGTTACGCGCAGGCCGAACGGCTCAAGACCCTGCATGGCGGGTTGGAGGTGACCGGCCGCGACGACCGCGAGATGATCGAACTGGGCGGAGAGACCGGCGACTGGGATACCGACCGGCGCAGCATCAGCCGCGCCGACCTGATCGCGATCATGCGCCCCCGTGTGGAAGAAATCCTTGAGAAGGTGGCCGAAATCCTGGATGCGGCGGGATTCGACGACATGCCCTCCCGCCAGATCGTGCTGACCGGCGGCGGCAGCCAGATCCCGGGGCTGGACGTGCTGGCGGCCCGGATGCTGGGGCAGAACGTTCGCATCGGTCGCCCGCTGCGCATTCAGGGCCTGCCCCATAACGCAACCGCACCCGGTTTTTCATCGGCCGTCGGCCTGGCGTTGCTGACGGCGCATCCTCAGGACGAATGGTGGGATTTCGACATGCCCGCCGAACATTATCCGGCCCGCAGCCTGCGCCGGGCCTATCGCTGGTTCCGCAACAACTGGTAG